From the Odontesthes bonariensis isolate fOdoBon6 chromosome 9, fOdoBon6.hap1, whole genome shotgun sequence genome, the window ACGTTTCCCCCTGTGGGTTTGTAAAAAGACGCTCCCATCGTCAAGTTCCCGTTTTTGATGCGGGTTGTTTCTGTGCATACGACTTCTAGGTTTGATGCAGTAGAAgccaaatacaaatacaaatctaCTCAAACTCCTTAAGCAAACATTTTCTGTGAGGCGAGTTGAAAAATATGCGACAATGAGAGAAAGAGCTTGGCAACAGAAAGCGATCCACAACATCATGCCACTGTTTTGGATGTGGGCCATGAAGCTGGAGGTTACCTCAGGTtatttcttttggtaatttcttTCCTCAAACAGGAGAGCATCTCTCAACATGGCAGCATGCTGAGGATCACCATGTCATGAAGAGGACGGCCTTTCACTTGAATCTGAGTAATTGTTGGGCAATCGTGTGAACTAATGGAGTCGAGTAGAGTTTAATGTCCCAAAGGACTGAAAGAAGGTTGAATGCTTCAGGGCGAGGGTGTGGGGGGAGGCTGTCATAGTAGAATGATTGTTCTTTGTAACCGGACAAGAAAGACCTGTATTTTGTCCTTCTTAACACATGTGCTTCCTACAGGTGCATCAGTGCATCATTTGTACGTCAGGTAACACTgcgtaaatttaaaaaaaaaaaaaaaaaaaaaaaaaaaaaaaaaaaaaaaagcacaagggTGACCGCTACAAGCGCACGCTGAAAAGCTTCGGACTGCAATAGTCAATGTGAAAAATCTTTGGCCAAAATATAGTCTTGGATCAAAGCTTGTTTTTATGTGTCGACGATGTTTGGAGCACCTACCACGATGTGATGAAAGAGGAGCTCCCAGGACTGACTCAGCTTCTGGTTGCACACCATGTCAAAGAAGTCATAAATGAAGTAACCTGTGGGGACAGACCACATTTGGCGAGAGTTAATGTCATCTTCTGGCTCAGCAAATCATTAATTAACCAAAACGCAACAGATTCTTTGGACAAGTGCAGCCTTGAGCTAATCAAGTGTGTCAGTGGGGCCCTGCTTCCATGACGACAGCGACGGCAACCAGGATGCTTCTTGGAGTGGGGCTATTCATATCCGCCACCCCCACCCCCTTCCCCGCCACTAGCTGTATCCATGGCGACAGCTTTTAAAgaatactggaaaaataatgaAAGGTTGAGCATGGGTACGGCGAGATGCGAGGGAGCTTGGGGCTTTGGTGAGCCTGGAATAACCCCATTAAGCTGGAAATGTGACACCAGGACCCTTTTGTTGATGTGACATCATGCTTGGGTTCTTCtcgctgcaaaaaaaaaaaaaaacccacctgCTGCAGAACCAATAATCTGGGATATCATCTGGGTGTATTTGCATGAAGTGGTCTGCATAATTATTCTTACAGTGTCAGTGTTAAAAATGGAGAGGAAAAACCTCAAATCAATACTGTCAGGGTGGAGTTTGTCTCAGGTTTCTTACCATAATCAGTCAAACAGAGGATGTGACTTCATGAACTGAGTGCCACTTAACTAACATCTCATATCTTGCCCTTGTAGATCTATAATCATGCATTCAGTAGTGCTTGACAATTATGCATTTAAAAGCAAGCGGGTGTTACAAATGAGAAGGGGACACAGAAATGGATCTTGTTTTTCCCCCCAAGATGGGCACCATGGGAACGATGCCAATGTGAAGCCCAGGCTCTGTACAGCTAATGTTCACACTGAGAGCAGGGAATCAGACGCGGCTTGACTTTCAATGGCTTACAACCCAAagcttgaaaatgaaaaaaaaaaatctatatatgGGTCATAAATGCTTTTTTCAGTTAAAAGACCGTCTATAGACAGTGGAATGCTTGAATTAAAGCATCAATCCTATCTAAAAACCAGTTAGTCAAGCCACATGTTTTCAGGTCGATGCATGACCTTAGTGACTGCTAGAATGGCTGTAAAACCTGATTAAGATATCTGGCTTCGACTGATAATGACTTTGTTGCTGCGGCTTTATGCTTTTGGGTCTGCAAACATTTAACTTGCATCGCATTATAGGTACTCTGTTGTGCTGTATCAACACTCAATCCCTTTTTGTATTGGTGCTAACTCACCACTCAGTTACAGCGAATGAGTGAAACAGCGCAGGAACGACTCTTAACTGTAAGCAACGTAAAAATGTGAGCATTAATGACAGATGTTCAGTTTTGCACCCATAAACATTAACCGTAGGTGTGAGACATCCTCTTAGTGGACGAGGGGAGAATGACTTATGGCGCGTCACTGTGAGGTTAGGAGTGTGGTAACACAGTGAAGAAGAATGAGCAACACTCTCCTCAGAACTGGGAGAGGTCTCAGAATCGCACCATATATCTGGTGAGACGGTTCAAGTGCACGTGTCCGTGGGGGCAACTCTAAGCTCTGTTACCACGGCCATCCTATGTGGACGGCTTGCATAAATCAACTGGCTTTTTGCGTAGCTGCCATTTTGGTGATGTCACATGAAGGGGTTACGCCTGGTGCCTGGGACTGATTATAATGCCCCTCATTGATCTTCACATACCAACACTGCTCCTCGGTTTGCCAGCTTCCAGGGTCGGGATTCCTGGAAGAATGTCAAACATCCCGGGAATCCTCTGGGATCCCTGGTTGCCCCGCACAaatccccccccaaaaaattgcAGATTTAAGGGTGCTCATGTGGTACTGGTTGCTCTAGAATAATTGAAACATAAatgagaaagaggaaaaacatgGCCAGCTGCCATCTAAAGAATGTGTGGTAGCATGCACTCCAAGGTTTGAGAACTCATAATCAAGTTAAGACTAAATTTAATTTGTACAAGCCTATAACTTGGTTTACAGAGAGTAAATGGCGATACTTGGTGTAGCCTGCACCGATATACCAGTAGGACCATTCGTTTGTCTGTTTccctgacagaaagatgatcAAAAACACCATCAGGTTGAATTTCAAGAAACTTGAAGGCAAATAGGAGCATGGGCTAATaaaattattatatatttttttttaaaaacagctcGTAAAATGTTTTATGCGGATCACGAGCACTTTATTTTGCAGAGCACTCAGAGACACTCATTACGGCTGGGAAAATGGCTCCTGGTTCTTTGCAAGAAAAGATTTTTTATACAATcatatgattttaaaaaaagtgtaCTGTGGCTGCACCTTTTGCCATTCTCTGTCTAAAGTAAGCTTCGGTTAAGTTCATCTATCTTTAAGCCCCCCCACCTAAAAGGCCAAAGTCTGCTATGATTGTTAAGCTGTCCCAGCAAAAATGAGGCGACTGGTTATTCATGACATCTTGTTTTCATTGAGTTTATGGGGAGTTTCTGTGCAACATTATCTCAGAGCTGTATGTAAAGCTCATGAGCAGAGATAACACAACCaccaacaaagaaaaagattgACACAGTTGGTCAATATTCAAATAACCCTCATCTCCTGCATCTATAGGCTACAGAGGACATAATCATATGCACTTAATGATCCATGCACGTAAATGTTCCCTCTTAATAAACACCCGGCTTCTCagtgacatatatatatatacacacacacacacacacacacacctcaggaCATCCACTTGGTCTGGATCTCCTTATTTGTCAGCATGTTTGTGAACAATTTCATTGATATAATCGGAGCGGTTCAAGTTAACAGTTGTAGGCCTAATCGGCGCCAGCTGCTGTCGGACAAAGCAAGCGGTCACTCGTGTCTTGTTCAGTGCGCCTGCAATGTCATGTCTGCTATATGTGCAGCAGCCCTGTCAGAAAAGTTTCCACTATGTCCGATTGTCCCACATTTCATCACAGATCTGCTGCGTTGTGTTAGAGTGGCGACAGACAActccacagtttttgttttgtttttaatctaaGATAGATCGATCTTTTTTGCATGCTTTGCTTTGAAGCATTGCTTTGTGCATCTTGGAGGACAGATGCGCCTTCCCAAAGGATGGGATAAACACACTCAATATTCAGATACACGAACTCAATTCGACCGCGCCTAAACGCCTCAGAAATGCTACTCACCGATTGAAAAGGACACCAGAGAATGTGAAAACACAGAGTGGGTTTCGATCAGATCTTCAGCCATCTGCGGGTGAAGGAAAAAGCTGAAAAGATGGAcacagaagtgaaaaaaaatgtctcgGTCTCGGGAACATTTACAGCAACACTTTCATACTCAATTCAACAAGTTTTAAGAGGCTTATGGGACGTGGGTAAACAAATGACAGCATGCAATACCAGAAATAAAGGTAAAAACACAGTGATTAAAGGCACACCATTAACCAACACGCTCGCGACATACTCAACATTTCCAAAACCAATCATTTTCAATCTGAATAGAAAAGGGTTTTATTGAGTTCGACCTACCAGAGCACAGCCCATATCGCCGTGATGAAACTGTGCACGAAAGATGTGGAGATATTTCTCCATTTCCACGCATTCCTGCAGGCGGACTCGGGCATGGGGAGTTTACCGACCCCAGCATTCACAAGTCTGAAGAATGCGAAGGAGCCCCCGGTGGTTAAAATCACAGAACTTAGCTCCATTGCTGAAAGGTTTATGTCTAAAGCAGCGAGGAGGTTTCACAGGCCGGCGGGTCCACGATGTGAGCGGTTGGAAAGCGGCGGAGACAATTCCGAGCGTAGCACCACGGCCCAGACCGACACGCGACAGCGGGCTCCTTGTTTGCGACGGTCGAGACAATCACTTTAACATGCCGGTGTTTCTTCAGTCATTTCCGATCACCCGGACTCAGAGAGGCTTTCaaaaagcgttttttttttcacgttaaccgtccaaacaaaaaaaagaaaggagaaggcGAGGACAAATGATTTCCCACTGACACAGTCTAAAACACTGATTTCTAGTTTTCTAAATGAGTCCACTGTTAAACCTCTGTGGTCACACGCAGAAGCGCCGGACGTGAATGGTGAGTGTGGACTTGAAGCCTTGTTGACAGTTGTGAAACCGCCCTTTTGTAAAGCCTCATCCCCTTGCTTGTGTAACTTTTTGACATCAACAGAAACCAAGCAGCCTCTCCCCGCCCTACTATAAAGAGGCGCGGCCAAAGAGCACGTTTTACGTGTGGAGCGCCCTTCAATTGCTGTCGGAAATGATCTACCACCACCCCCCTCCCATTCAAATGTCTCTGTCCTATCCAGATTAAATGCACAAGCCCAGAGAGAGACTGGAAAGTGAGGCGAAGGAGAGGAGTAAATGAACATCTGTGGAAATAGACGAGACATAAACCAAATCCCCAAAAGTGAGTCACAACAATAAAAGGAATAACAAAAATGATCAGAAAGGGATAGTTTTGCAACAAAGAGGTGGAAATCAACTAAAAGTTTGGACCCAAATTTACCTCAGCCAGTCACAGATTGGTTACAAAGAAGCATGTTTCAAAAAGGAGAACATAATAATACTAACAAAATAATTACAAGGAGGTGAACGATCAAAAATGATCACGAAATCTTAAAAACCATCTAAAAGATACACGATCAGCGGaaattttttaacagaaatcgTTTGACctcgttttgtgtctctttcagtCTGGATGCCTTGCCCACTGGATTGAGGTGAGGGCCTTTCACACATCTGTGCCAACGTGCCTGTTGTTTCATTTCATCAAGTccgttgaaaaataaataaaaaacttaaATTACAAAAGGAATGCGAAACATGCAGATAATTCCAGCCATGAGTTGCTAAACATGTTTTGTAGGATAACAGTTTAATTCTGCTTGGAAAACATTTAACGTCTGAGGATGTTGGCCTCTCTTTATTTCCTAATACAAGGAACATTGTTAACAGTGAAATAATTATATTTTCCTACGACACAGACATAAGCTTAATTTCCCTAAACTATTTCAATCTTACAATCACAATAAAGTGCCACATATTATGATACTGCATCTGCTGATGTGTTGTatcattaaaaacatgtatATTAGGAGACATAATTTGTAAACGTATCAGTGGCCACAGCAACGGACAAACAACACAGAAGTCTTAGTTTTCAGTCCTTGTTAGCTTTGTTCTGTTTGACTCCTTAAATCCAAATGGATTCCGGCAGTGTGGGTTATGCCGCCATTTTTAAGAGAACCAGAATTCACCAGAAAATACATTTCCCTCCAACGATGTGCAAACTTACACAGAGCTCTTGAACGCAACTCACCTCATAGGCTCAGAGAGCCCCGCGGATTTGTGGgaatatttgtttatttcatgtGGAGCTGGAAATCGTGGAAACTATTACAGAGGTCTGATTTTATGGGTGCACTCGTACTGTTTCATATTCTGACTGAACACTGAAGCATGAAGACATTTCACCGGTTTTTCATTGAGCGAGAGACCAGGAGGGAGCTGCTTTCATTCAAGCCCAACTGTGCACATGAATGGCTGATTGCATCTTTGGCGACGCAGCGACACCCTCCGGATAAAAACACGAGGCATTATGGTTACATGTAGATAGTTACAACACATCCCACCACCCCATTGGAGAAAGCAAGATACTTTTTGTCGAGCAAGATACTTTTGTGGAAAGTGGCCAACAAAAAAGTGAGTACGGTTTTGAAATTTTTATATTATTAAGTGTTTTAATTTTCAACTCCAGTTCACAGGTTCACACTGCGCTTTTTCTCTTCTATGTATTAGATTTGTAGCTGTTGTTGGTTCGGCACTGGAGCAACAACACGAATAATAATTCAAAAGAAACAGTCAGGTATTTTTATGAAGCGAgaataaaaaaagtgaaatgcTTCTAAACTGAGTATCAAGTAGCTGGAAAATTAGCTGAATCTACCAGGAATTACACGGTTTCACAACAACAGTCTTTAAGTATTATTGTGCGTGTATAATCCCGTGTTTtggatcattttaaaaaaaaaagttttagatAGCTGGGTTACAGTTTtccattaaagaaaaataaatatcatTATCTCGTGGCTGTAATTTGGCAGCCGTCAGAAACCGTTTGACGTTTAAAGCTGAACTTTATCCATTTCTGTTTTCAGTCGAATCGTTTTGTCACATAGACGCTAACTtttaccaaagtgctttaaataTGAATGTTTGAACAAAAGGCTGCGAGCAACTCAAAGTGTGAAAACGACCCAAAAACAGTAAGTTAGAGGGGCGCCGTTGGCAGGTTGTCACGTAAAAATGTCCGTTAAGCGGCCAACAGTTCGCTGCTAAATGTTCCTTCCGATGAAAATCCGCTGCCGGTATTTTCGTGTCTGCAACCATCGACCTCTCTGACTGCCGTTCAGTCATCTCCCATCGCTTCGACCCCATCCTGCCGCTTAGGTGGATCACGGAtagccttttttgtttgttttgtccctCCTCGGTTACTGTTGGTAGTGGGAGGTGCTCGCGGGGAGCACGTGGGATGGGCCGGGTGTCACAAGGGGAGTTGTGCTGAAAGTGCCGCTGCTTGACAACACAAGACACTACCGTGGACCAGCTTGTAGGAGCGGATGCTGCGTTTCTGACCGCTGACAGCTGAAGGAGGGCACAGGTGAGCGCAGCATCACGGAGCTTCGTGTTCGTGCAGTTTTTATATGTCTGATGCACGTTCATTCATGTAAATAACATCTGCCGACCTGTCATCTGTGGAAGGTGTTGTTGGTTTATTTAATCCCTTCTTTTCTAGCTACACATATACATGGATTTAACTGAATGAATGGACTTAACAGCAGATAAATGTGTCATGTAGCTGAATGACACTGTGGCGAGCTCAGGTTGAGATTGGCAATGAAGAAATGAGGGAAAGTGCTCACTGAGGAGAAGTGCTCTCTTATTGGCATAAAATAGCCATGAAAATGAATGACTCTTGCTCGTGGTGCTATCCTCACAATGTCGAAAAGGGAGCAGCTATCTAACTAAAaggcacatgaacagaacaatTGCGATCACTGTACTGAACTAACCCCAAGTCATAGCCTTTCAGGAAAGGAGAACGGAAAAAAAGGCAATTATTGCACAACAATCTGCAAAGCATCATGGGAACCCCATCTATCCATTTCCTTATACCTACAGTActttatctgtgttttttttctggttttatAATGAACATAAAGGATAAAAGAGGCAACGATCAATACTGTTAAACTTTAACTAAGTACTTCTTTATTGCTCTGTATGTGTATATTAGAACCACCCATTATTAACTGCAATTCGGGCCTTTATCGGTCTGATAATCCGCCTGTTTGCTTAATTTTTTCAGGAATGAATAAACCAGGTCAAAGTgaacagctggaggaggtgACGGAACTGGTTTGTCAGGAGGCTGATCTCCAAGATGGACAGTGAGTAGCAGTTTGCCTTCTCACTTGGAAAGCAtcgcatttaaaaaaaaaaaaaaaaaatgatcaagGTACTGCCAATCGGTCACACAAAGCTTCACCACCTCTCTCCCTTTTtgcacttttgtttttgttcgcAAAGAATGAGAGAAGTCACCGTGGGGGATCAGAAGGTGTTGTTGGTCCGTACCCGGGGTCAGTACAGCGCTGTTGGAAGCAAGTGCTCTCATTACAACGCTCCTCTGGTTAAAGGTAAAGCCCTGGTTTTCTTTCAGACAGTTTCTCTTTGCATGTGCACAACAAGGCCAGATCTGAAATAATGACTTTCCAGGAGCACTGGTGGGTGAGAGGGTGAGATGTCCCTTTCATGGTGCCTGCTTCAATGTGAGAACTGGAGATATTGAGGAGTATCCGGGTCTGGACTCTCTGCCCAGTTATAAGGTAAAGcacaatttaaaaacaacatgtCACATCAAATCTATCCTCCCGATACAAAAGTTAagctgattatttatttatcaggtAAAGGTTGAAGATGGCAAAGTTTATGTTTCCATCAACAAGAAGGTAAGCGACAAAAGTCACAGGCACTAAAAATGATCAATGTTTTCTTTAATCTATTctttaaaaaactaaaaaccatTTTTCTCCTCAGTCTCTGGAGCTGACGAGGCGAGTGAAAGAGATGTGCACGATTCAGCCAGACATCAAACATACTATTCTGCTTGTAGGAGGAGGTGAGATCAAGACATAGAGAGAAGAACGGTTCCCTCTCCAGAGCCATTTTATCTGTCAGTTTGGAGGAAACATCTGTGCTGTtcttctatttaaaaaaaaaaaaaaaaaaaaaaaaaagagttgcatAGCATGATCGCTCCCTTTTTAACCTTATCTTTATAGCTCTGTGCGTAGCTGCCGGTCTCAGGGTTGTGGCCTCTTCTGATTCATGCGTTAAAGTGCCCCAGGTTGGGAAAACAAGGCACCGCGGGTAGTGATACTGCACTAATGATACTGATAATGTAACAGTTAGTCTGAGAATATTAGATGAGTTCAAATCACGTGGTAAGTCACATTCTGACTCCATAAACACAGGGCTTCATTGTGCTTTCTTCTGTGGGTTTGGGTTAAGAAGGATTTCTTTTCTCTGCAGTGTTTTATACTTTCTTTGTCACTGCTTTTGAATCACAGAAAACGCCAACAACAAGTTGAAGTTGAATGTGGGTAGGATGGGGAGGCTGGATTTTTCTACTCTCATCTGGTACCGTGATGAAAGTTTACCCTGCGAATCTGAACATGTTTCATTTTCAGACCGAGGCGGTGCCAAACAAAGTGACAGGCTTGAGCTGCGTCATTTCAGACACCCCAATCCTTTTTTCTCAAGCACAAAAATGTGTCTCCTTCAAATACACGGCTTGCACGTCATTAAAGATGTACATCAGCAAGCTTGTGACCGAGATGAAGATTAAATTCAGACAGTTTCACACCGTGAACATCAATTATGGGATTTCTGTTCAGGCCCCGCCTCGCTGGTTTGTGCTGAGACGCTTCGACAAAACTGCTACCAGGGAcgcatcatcatcataaccaaaGACAGCCTGCCTCCGTTTGACAAGACAAAACTGAGTAAGGTAAGTAATACGGCTAGTATTTATGTCTTGCCCTTTAAAGTAGTAGCTTTGGtagtttattttcagtttattaAGTGGTATTTCCCCTTTCAGGTTATGCATGTGGACAGCAGCAGTATTCTCCTCCGGACGAGTGACTTCTATCAACAATATGGGATAGAAGTGTGGACCCGGAAGGAGGTGGGAAGCAACACCGGGAAGCTGTGCGAGGTGTTCGGGATGTGCTCTCACCCTCTCGGGGATAGTACATTTTGCTGCGAgtgctcagtgtgtgtgtgttggggtgcAGGTGGTGTCCGTGAACCCAGCTGACAAGGTGGTGAAGATGAGCAATGGAGCTTCGCAGCGTTATGACCAGCTCCTCATCtcaacaggctgcaggtgagacCCGCCACCCTGTTCTTTTCCTTCAAGACATTTAGAAACGAAAGCAAACCCGCAGCAGGTTTTGAACTGATTGaataaatgtgtgaatgttTTGTTGCGATGGTTCCATGAAGTGCAGCCGTTTAAAggagtcctttttttttctttctttcacagaGCGCGGCCACTCAGCTGTCCTGGTTCCGACTTGAAGGGAGTGCAGTTGCTGCAGAGCTATGAAGATGCTCAAGAGATTCACACCTCGTCCCTCGGACAGAAAGCCGTCGTCATCGGAGCGTCCTTCATAGGTCTTCGCTGTTCTTCTTTATCGAGACGTTTGATATTTAAGCTGACGCAATTTTCCTCAGTCATGGCAAACTCTCGCTGCTCAACAAGATGTTTTACTTAGTAAAAGTATGTTAACACTGCAGATCACTCAGGTTTTTTTGATTTACAAATTAGGTATGGAGGTGGCGTCATACCTGTCAGACAAAGCTGCCAGCGTTGCTTTGGTTGGCAATACTCGATACCCATATGAGAAGTCTCTGGGACCGGAGATTGGCAAGATGAGCATGCAAGTATGGAACAGTGAGACAGTTATTTTTTTCCAATCATCCTCTCTTCAATAATTTCAATGACTGAAACACTGCTTCTTCTCTTAAGATgttggaagaaaaaaatgtgaagTTCCACATGAACGACCAAGTGACCGAGATCAGAGGAGAGAACGGCAAGGTAACTCAGCCTTTATTCTGCTCGTGACGGCTGGATATTTTGGCTCGTCATCATAAAAGTGGAAAAAGGTGTCACTCGTAACAATAACGATAAATGCGAGTCTCTCCGTGAGACAGTATGGACAAGAGCAGCTCCCTGAAACAGAAGCTTCTAAATTTTATTCTGTGATATCTGTAATGTGTCAGAATATCCATCAAAAACGTTAGCTCAGTACTGCTATTATTCTAAGGTACATCATGTTATAAATGACTAaactctctccttttttttccaggtgAAGGAGTTGGTCCTGAAGAGTGGCACAATCCTGGAAGCTGATGTGGTGATTGCCGGAGTTGGTAATGGTGTTCTCCTCCAAAGTGTTGGGatgtttaattaatttatttgcaCAATAATGATGAACTCTATTGTGCTAAAATGCCAGTATTATAAACCAAGATAGTTATGACCTCTTTGGAGAGGAAGGCCTGCAAGGCTCATTCAGACACTTTCATTTCTGACACTTACCCAGTTAAACACAACAATGAGCAGTCATTCAGGACATGTAATTCCTACATAAACAGATGAAGAAGCCTGTAATGCTCTgccaacagaaaaaaaggatgaataaaaaaatctttctcTCCTCAAATCCTACAAAGATTTCAGTGAAATAACGTAGACCTCTAAATTTAGGAGGATTGTTTGATATATGACAGGTATCGTTTCTATTCCCGAAGATGAGCAAATGTGTGACAATAACACAACGTATTGAAGATCTcgttaaaatacacatttttatcGCGAAAGACGGTAACTATTCAACAAACAAAGTAACTTGGAGCTTCCTCGAGGTGTGATGCAAAAATCAAACGCTtccaatatgttttttttttctttttttttgcaggcgTAATTCCCAATTCCGACTTTTTAGCAGGCAGTGAGGTCGCAGTGGATTCAAAGAAAGCCGTGATTGTTGACAAGGTAACTAACGCACTCGAACAAGCGTGAGGCCTAAATCCAAACTCACATTTTTGATACTCAAGCACCAACACGACTTCACAGCTTAGATTGAGGCATCCAGCCtttttgttgaattttttttaaaccagataGAAGTATTGCATATTATATAAACTTCACAGCTAAGGTGTTTGAGTGCTTTGTGCTGCGTGTTCCCTCAACTATTCTAACAGTTCATGAAGACCAATGTACCGGACATTTTCGGTGCAGGAGATGTTACCTCCTTCCCTCTGACCATTCGTGGTGGGCAGCAGATCAGCATCGGCCACTGGCAAATGTCACAAGCTCACGGTAAGAAATACCTCCGGTCTCTTGATTTCTTTCATTCTGCGCAGATATTTCTTCACGAACATGTTATGGGTGGAACTGCTGCGACACCCGGCTTTAACGTCATCgccgttttgttttttttctgtaccaGGAAGAGTAGCAGCTCTGAACATGCTGAAGAAACCGGCCACAATTGAGTCTGTTCCTTTCTTCTGGACTGCTCTGCTTGGAAAGAGTATCAGATACACAGGTCGAGTTTTCAATGCGACTCTAATGTTAGAATATTAAAGATGTTTCTGCTCGTACCGAATCTCACGTCCCACTCTTACCTCCTCTTTTCAGGCTATGGGGAGGGATACACAGACATCATATTCAAAGGCAAAGTGGAAGAGAGGAAATTTCTGGCGTTCTACATCAAGTGAGCAGCTGGGCAGTAATTCTTCATTCAGCCAAAGACTAATTCTTGCTATCGATGTTaactttgtctttttgttgCTGACAGGGATGAGGTGGTAGTAGCTGCGGCCAGCTTGATGTTTGATCCCGCTGTGGCTCAGGTCGCAGAGCTGATGGCAAAGGGCAACGCCTTAACAAAGGCCCTGGCTCAGTGAGTGGCATCTTTAACACTGACTGGACTGCAGTCTGATCTACCATTTCAATCCGTTTGATACATGAGATTGTGGCGGAATTCTGAGTTGTGATTTTGAATGGTAGAA encodes:
- the aifm4 gene encoding apoptosis inducing factor mitochondria associated 4, with the translated sequence MNKPGQSEQLEEVTELVCQEADLQDGQMREVTVGDQKVLLVRTRGQYSAVGSKCSHYNAPLVKGALVGERVRCPFHGACFNVRTGDIEEYPGLDSLPSYKVKVEDGKVYVSINKKSLELTRRVKEMCTIQPDIKHTILLVGGGPASLVCAETLRQNCYQGRIIIITKDSLPPFDKTKLSKVMHVDSSSILLRTSDFYQQYGIEVWTRKEVVSVNPADKVVKMSNGASQRYDQLLISTGCRARPLSCPGSDLKGVQLLQSYEDAQEIHTSSLGQKAVVIGASFIGMEVASYLSDKAASVALVGNTRYPYEKSLGPEIGKMSMQMLEEKNVKFHMNDQVTEIRGENGKVKELVLKSGTILEADVVIAGVGVIPNSDFLAGSEVAVDSKKAVIVDKFMKTNVPDIFGAGDVTSFPLTIRGGQQISIGHWQMSQAHGRVAALNMLKKPATIESVPFFWTALLGKSIRYTGYGEGYTDIIFKGKVEERKFLAFYIKDEVVVAAASLMFDPAVAQVAELMAKGNALTKALAQADDLSWLQM